From a region of the Heliomicrobium gestii genome:
- a CDS encoding YsnF/AvaK domain-containing protein — MGIFDDIDRDDNRKEATLENEITDKTTLQLRKEELDIAKDRVSTGEVRLGKEVVEEKKVVNVPVTHEEVVIEQRAVNEPSDTPITGDEEILSIPVTEERLDVGKHTVVTGEISAYKREVANMEQIEETVKREEARVEREGDVDTVTDETDPNLH; from the coding sequence ATGGGAATATTTGATGACATTGACAGAGATGACAATAGAAAAGAAGCGACCCTCGAAAATGAAATTACCGATAAGACCACCCTTCAACTCCGCAAGGAAGAGCTCGACATCGCCAAAGATCGAGTGTCCACTGGAGAGGTCCGTCTTGGAAAAGAGGTCGTGGAAGAAAAAAAGGTCGTCAATGTGCCTGTGACTCATGAAGAAGTGGTCATTGAGCAACGAGCGGTAAATGAACCGAGTGACACCCCCATCACCGGCGACGAGGAAATCCTTAGCATTCCTGTAACGGAAGAACGGCTTGATGTGGGCAAGCATACTGTCGTTACGGGAGAGATATCTGCCTACAAACGTGAGGTAGCGAATATGGAACAGATCGAAGAAACGGTAAAAAGGGAAGAAGCCCGAGTGGAACGGGAAGGCGATGTCGATACCGTCACCGATGAAACAGATCCTAATCTTCACTAA